A region from the Arvicola amphibius chromosome 12, mArvAmp1.2, whole genome shotgun sequence genome encodes:
- the Srp9 gene encoding signal recognition particle 9 kDa protein, giving the protein MPQFQTWEEFSRAAEKLYLADPMKVRVVLKYRHVDGNLCIKVTDDLVCLVYRTDQAQDVKKIEKFHSQLMRLMVAKESRSVAMETE; this is encoded by the exons ATGCCTCAGTTCCAGACCTGGGAGGAGTTCAGCCGCGCGGCCGAGAAGCTCTACCTCGCCGACCCCATGAAG GTACGTGTGGTTCTCAAATACAGGCACGTTGATGGGAATTTGTGTATCAAAGTAACAGATGATTTAGTT TGTTTGGTGTATAGAACAGACCAAGCTCAAGATGTAAAGAAGATTGAGAAATTCCACAGTCAACTAATGCGACTTATGGTGGCCAAGGAATCCCGCAGCGTCGCCATGGAAACAGAATGA